Within the Gordonia westfalica genome, the region CGCGGTCGGCCATCTCGCGGCCACCGAGATCACCTCACCACCCGGATCCCAGCGGCTCCTGGCCGGACTCTCACGACTCGACGCCCCCGAGGCGTGCCGGCACTTCTACCGCGAACACGTCGAGGCCGACGCGGTCCACGAGCAGATCCTGCGCACCGACGTCGTCGGCGACCTCGTCCGCTCCGCGCCGGACACCGAGGCCGACGTGATCTTCGGTATCCGCGCCTTCCTGTTCGTCGAGGACGCGCTCGACGCGCACGTGATGGGCGCGTGGGAGCGCGGCGAGAGCGCCTTCCCCGGGATCTGAGAGTTCCCGGGCGGGTCGGTCGCCGGTGGGGTCAGTCGGCCGTACGCTTGCGGCGCTTGCGGTGGCTGGTGTCGCACAGCGGGTAGTTCTTGCTGCGGCCGCACGCACAGACCGCGACCATGAACCGGTCGGACTGCACATGGGAACCGTCGGGGAGTTCGATGTCGACCGGGCCCTCGACGAGCACCGGTCCCCCACGAACCACCCGCACCGCCGTGCGTTTGCTGTCCTGTGTGCCGGTCACCGAAACGTCCTCCAGGGTCACGCCGACTTCTCCGTGTCAGCGGTGTGACGCTCGGACGACT harbors:
- a CDS encoding CDGSH iron-sulfur domain-containing protein, which codes for MTGTQDSKRTAVRVVRGGPVLVEGPVDIELPDGSHVQSDRFMVAVCACGRSKNYPLCDTSHRKRRKRTAD